AATTAATGCGTTTAATGCCAATAGTTTACACAACTCAAGCCGATATTATGCAATATCGATCAAACTACGAGAAACAGTTAGATAATATCTTATCCAATCTTGATTTAACTACTACTACTAATCAACAACAGGATGCTTGGAAAAGTATTGGATTAAGAACTAACTTTTATCTTCAATATCAAGCTAAAAATGATTTAAAACTACAAAAAAAATATGGAGAATTGGTTTATAAAATTGCCTCGGTTAACTTTACTAATTCGGTGAAAAAGCCAACCATACCTACGCGAAAAATCCGCCTTGGCTATATTTCTGCTCACTTGCGTCATCACACAGTAGCGAAACTGTTTCAAGGATGGTTGCAGTGGCGAAATCGAGAGCAATTTGAAATTTACTGTTATGGAATAGATATTAATAACACCTGGGATAATTTTACCAAACAATATCAAGAGCAAAGTGATTATTTTTATCAATTTGATAATCTGGTCAATATAGAAAGAATTGCTCAACATATTTTAGATAATCAGTTACATATTCTGGTTTATTTAGATATTGGTATGGATGCTCGCACTACCCAACTAGCAGCATTGCGTTTAGCTCCAGTACAATGTGTAACTTGGGGCCATCCAATCACCTCAGGATTACCAACCCTTGATTATTTTATCTCCAGTGAATTAATGGAACCCACGGAGGGAGATAATCACTACAGTGAAAAATTAATTCGCTTATCTAATTTAGGTATTGCCTATGCTAAACCCTCGCTTCCTCCCCAGAGAAAAACTCGTTTAGAGATGGGATTAGCCGAGGATAAAATCATCTATTTAAACTGTCAGAGTTTATTTAAATATCTGCCAGAAAATGACGATATTTTTCCTAGAATTGCCCGACAAGTTCCCCACAGCCACTTTATTTTTATCTGTCATCGTAGCGAATTTGTGACCCATTGCTTTCAGTCGAGATTAAGTCAAGCTTTTGATAAGTATGGACTCAATTGGCAAGATTACGGGGTAATGATGCCACAATTAGAACAAAATGATTATTTTCAGCTTAACTTATTAGCAGACATCTATTTAGATAACTTAAGTTGGTCGGGGGGAAATACCACCTTAGAAGCAATTGCCTGTCAACTTCCAGTTGTTACCTGTCCGGGGGAATTTATGCGCGGAAGACATTCCTATGCTATCTTGAAAAAATTAGGCATAACCGAGACAATTGCTACGGATAAAAATCACTATATTGAAATTGCTATTCGTTTAGGTTTAGATAATCAATGGCGACAAACAATCAAAGATTATACTAAAATGAATATCGATACAGTATTTAATGATCGAACCTCTGTAGAAAGTCTAGAAAGATTTTATCAATCTGTAGTAGGAGAAGGTAAATAAAACTTTAGAGCTAGATAAAATTTTAAAAACTCACATCCGACTACCGACTCCCTAAAAGGAAAACTTCCTACCTGATCATTAAGATAACTGCTATAGTTGAAACCCGATTAAATTTTCGATCGCTTTGAGCAAATCTTGATTAGTCCAATTCTGGTACAGATAAGCGGCGATCGCACATCCCCCCGCACCGACTCCCTCTTTGACGAAACCCTGTTCATAAGCTTGCAAAACCGGGTATTTAGAGGCTGAAAAGTTTAATTGTGTGGCTAATAAAGGCACTTTTCCGATCATTCGGGCTAATCCCACCGTATCCCCCGTTTTATCTTCCGCTACCCAGCGAGTTGTGCCGACGATGATATTTTCCCAGTTAACGGGATAGGCATATTTAGCCACTAGAGCTTTAATTAGGGCAGAAACGGCTAACATTTGGGTTCCTCCGGCGAGGAGTACCCCACCCTGGCGACTGGCGGCGATGGCCATGCCAGCGACGAAAATCTGCTGAGGATCGCCTAGGGCGGCGATTACCTCAAAAGGATCAAAAATTTCTTTTCGGGCTAATCCCTGCTCAACTATTGCCCATTTCTGAGCATGATTGCACTGGGGATGGCTGCTGTTAACTTTGCCGTTGGCTCGATAACCCAATCCGGTGAGGATGGCGAGGGCGGTGGTGGTGCCACCGACCACACACTCGCCGATAATTAGATAACTAGACTGGCGGGCTAGTTTTTCTCCCCAAGCTAATCCTTGGGCGAACAGGTGTTTTACTATGTCGAAATCTAGGGCGCGGCCGGTGGAGAGACAACGGGCCGGTTGTCCCCCGAGTTCGATATAATCGACGGCCGGGGGCAAGGGTAAACCGGCGTTAAAAACGAGGACGGGAATGGCTAATTTTTCCACCACGGCCCGGGTAATATAGGCAGGGGAGGCTCCCACCGTTAGGGGGGGTAAGGGATAACGGGGATGGGGTGAAACTCCTTTAACGATAAATTCGGCATCGGCGATCGCTGTATATTTTCTATCTTCCGGGGTAGCACCGGCGGTGGAGATTCCGGGGATTAATCCCGTCTCGGTAAACCCCAAAACTAGGGCAAATATCGGAGAAGATTTTTGATGGCGCTCTAACCAATTTTGCCCCCGTTCGATTTCCGTGTAAATTTTAATCATCTGTTGATTTTGTCCTCTTACTTATCACTATTTCCCTCTCT
This portion of the Microcystis aeruginosa NIES-2549 genome encodes:
- the cobT gene encoding nicotinate mononucleotide-dependent phosphoribosyltransferase CobT; this encodes MIKIYTEIERGQNWLERHQKSSPIFALVLGFTETGLIPGISTAGATPEDRKYTAIADAEFIVKGVSPHPRYPLPPLTVGASPAYITRAVVEKLAIPVLVFNAGLPLPPAVDYIELGGQPARCLSTGRALDFDIVKHLFAQGLAWGEKLARQSSYLIIGECVVGGTTTALAILTGLGYRANGKVNSSHPQCNHAQKWAIVEQGLARKEIFDPFEVIAALGDPQQIFVAGMAIAASRQGGVLLAGGTQMLAVSALIKALVAKYAYPVNWENIIVGTTRWVAEDKTGDTVGLARMIGKVPLLATQLNFSASKYPVLQAYEQGFVKEGVGAGGCAIAAYLYQNWTNQDLLKAIENLIGFQL
- a CDS encoding tetratricopeptide repeat protein → MINSDHQQAIELMLASGDYNQLLLFCQQALAVHPEVTDYYPYLGLAYLLLGQQATAQEIWLFWLLQSESSQDLIMLLKKEIIRNLDCWQFAEAKLIYIQWLELEEIEGDEEIENYALTVINSCLQEVQEAINRREYTLAEDFYLRILSWREQLAYIWHDLGYLYYIINRLTESFNCLARAINLEENQALYHYTMAMVLEKQSRLDLALSAYQKAIDLKDNFIDAYNKLGNLFYKLGQLESAEKIYQQGINKQADFYPFYINLGNVYLVKQAWTEAKNAYKTVQQLAGDRGEISQNLSLWEILQADQKRANIYSGDYFYQRKIYQLALNYYQKLLSIKIEESNFYLNCAHCYLILKEEKQALEVYKKGIAYHPENIDLHLRLIWLLQNNYPIEVAIQATKSALEYLPDHLSLKLELMRLMPIVYTTQADIMQYRSNYEKQLDNILSNLDLTTTTNQQQDAWKSIGLRTNFYLQYQAKNDLKLQKKYGELVYKIASVNFTNSVKKPTIPTRKIRLGYISAHLRHHTVAKLFQGWLQWRNREQFEIYCYGIDINNTWDNFTKQYQEQSDYFYQFDNLVNIERIAQHILDNQLHILVYLDIGMDARTTQLAALRLAPVQCVTWGHPITSGLPTLDYFISSELMEPTEGDNHYSEKLIRLSNLGIAYAKPSLPPQRKTRLEMGLAEDKIIYLNCQSLFKYLPENDDIFPRIARQVPHSHFIFICHRSEFVTHCFQSRLSQAFDKYGLNWQDYGVMMPQLEQNDYFQLNLLADIYLDNLSWSGGNTTLEAIACQLPVVTCPGEFMRGRHSYAILKKLGITETIATDKNHYIEIAIRLGLDNQWRQTIKDYTKMNIDTVFNDRTSVESLERFYQSVVGEGK